One Streptomyces formicae genomic window, ATCCCGGGGGCGCCGTCCGGCAGCGCGAGCGCCTACAAGGAATTCCTGATGGCGGGCATCTTCGCGCAGACCGTCACCTTCGCCACCGCGGGTGCGGGAGCGGGCATCGCCGACGACATGCACAAGGGCCTCATCGACCGCTTCCGGTCGCTGCCCATGGCGCGCGGCGCGGTCCTCACCGGCCGCACCCTGGCCGACCTCGTCCAGACGGCGGTGACCCTGGCCGTCCTCGCGGTCGTCGCCCTGCTCGTCGGCTGGCGCACCCACGAGAACATCGGCAAGGTCCTCGCGGGCTTCGCCCTGCTGCTCCTGCTCGGGTACGCGTTCACCTGGATCGGCGCCCTGATCGGCCTGTCCGTGCGCACCCCGGAGGCGGCCACCTCGGGGGGCCTGATCTGGCTGTTCCCGCTGACGTTCATCTCGAACGCCTTCGTGCCGGTCAACGGAATGCCGAAGTTCCTCCAGTACGTCGCCGAGTGGAATCCGTTCAGTGCCACGGTGGCGGCGGCCCGTGAGCTGTTCGGCAACACGATCGAGGGGGTCCCGAAGTCCGTGACCGGCGCCTGGCC contains:
- a CDS encoding ABC transporter permease; translation: MSTVSGTRKLVTPLPAGGVGQSVRDSLVVAKRNLIRMTRIPEMILFGVIQPVMFVVLFTYVFGGSINIPGAPSGSASAYKEFLMAGIFAQTVTFATAGAGAGIADDMHKGLIDRFRSLPMARGAVLTGRTLADLVQTAVTLAVLAVVALLVGWRTHENIGKVLAGFALLLLLGYAFTWIGALIGLSVRTPEAATSGGLIWLFPLTFISNAFVPVNGMPKFLQYVAEWNPFSATVAAARELFGNTIEGVPKSVTGAWPMEHPVWASLIWSVLIILVFRALSVRKYRSATA